One genomic window of Thioclava sp. GXIMD4216 includes the following:
- a CDS encoding secondary thiamine-phosphate synthase enzyme YjbQ, with amino-acid sequence MSTREFRIGTTGQGLYEFTRDVAEWVEEDAPDEAVLTLFLRHTSASLVIQENVDPDVQTDLHGFFNRLVPPTTHPSQSWMVHTYEGPDDMPAHVKAALLPVSLQIPVVAGRMVLGTWQGIYLFEHRDQPHSRHVFAMLR; translated from the coding sequence ATGAGTACACGCGAATTCCGGATCGGCACGACGGGGCAGGGGCTATACGAATTTACCCGCGATGTGGCCGAATGGGTCGAGGAGGACGCGCCCGATGAGGCCGTGCTGACGCTGTTTCTCCGTCATACCTCGGCCAGTCTTGTCATTCAGGAGAATGTCGACCCCGATGTGCAGACCGATCTGCACGGGTTTTTCAACAGGCTGGTGCCGCCCACAACCCATCCCAGCCAGTCCTGGATGGTCCATACCTATGAAGGCCCCGACGATATGCCCGCCCATGTGAAGGCGGCGCTGCTGCCTGTTTCCTTGCAGATCCCCGTGGTCGCGGGGCGGATGGTGCTGGGCACGTGGCAGGGGATTTACCTCTTTGAACATCGCGATCAGCCCCATAGCCGCCATGTCTTCGCAATGCTGCGCTGA
- a CDS encoding SDR family oxidoreductase, giving the protein MRYMITGASGQLGTHVLAALSARIPKADITALVRREDAASALAAQGYHTAIASYDDVDALTKAFDGIDRLLLISGSEVGQRARQHGNVVAAAKAAGVGFVAYTSLLQAHRSPMLLAAEHKATEEALAASGVPHALLRNGWYSENMLAGLDHALANGTMIGASGTGRYASAPRHDYAEAAAIVLAGGDHAGKIYELAGDASYTGAELAGMVAQASGKPVTYIDLPPTEYKAALVGAGIPDGFADVLVDSSVRAGEGWLDDRSKDLSRLLGHPTEPMAVTVRNAL; this is encoded by the coding sequence ATGCGCTATATGATCACCGGTGCCTCGGGGCAGTTGGGCACACATGTTCTGGCCGCCTTGTCGGCGCGCATCCCGAAAGCCGACATCACCGCGCTGGTGCGCCGCGAGGATGCGGCCTCGGCGCTGGCGGCACAGGGCTACCACACCGCCATTGCCTCTTATGACGATGTCGACGCGCTCACCAAGGCATTTGACGGGATCGACCGGCTGTTGCTGATCTCGGGGTCCGAAGTTGGCCAGCGCGCCCGCCAGCATGGCAATGTGGTCGCTGCGGCCAAAGCGGCGGGCGTGGGCTTTGTTGCCTATACCTCGCTGCTGCAGGCCCATCGCTCGCCCATGCTGCTTGCCGCCGAGCATAAGGCCACCGAAGAGGCACTGGCGGCCTCGGGTGTGCCGCATGCCCTGCTGCGCAATGGCTGGTATTCGGAGAACATGCTGGCGGGGCTGGATCATGCGCTTGCCAATGGCACCATGATCGGGGCCTCCGGCACAGGCCGCTATGCCTCTGCGCCGCGCCACGATTACGCCGAGGCCGCCGCAATCGTGCTTGCAGGCGGCGACCATGCAGGCAAGATCTACGAACTGGCCGGCGATGCAAGCTATACCGGCGCGGAACTGGCCGGGATGGTCGCGCAGGCCTCCGGCAAACCTGTGACCTATATCGACCTGCCCCCCACCGAGTATAAGGCCGCGCTTGTGGGCGCAGGCATTCCGGACGGCTTTGCCGACGTGCTGGTCGACAGCTCTGTACGTGCGGGCGAAGGCTGGCTCGACGACCGCTCGAAGGATCTGTCGCGCCTGCTGGGCCACCCGACCGAACCGATGGCCGTCACAGTCCGCAATGCGCTATAA
- the fabI gene encoding enoyl-ACP reductase FabI, with protein sequence MFSLKGQKALVVGVANETSIAYGCAQALRAQGADLAITYLNVKAEPYVRPLAQALGAELIAPLDVGMPDQIEALFAQITQQWGRLDTLVHSIAFCPKEDLHGRVTDCSRSGLAQAMDISVGSFIELVRRAEPLMEEGGTCMTVSFYGAEKVVRDYNIMGPVKSALESATRYMAAELGPKAIRVHALSPGPLKTRAASGIAHFDEMMEAASARAPTHQLATIEDCGAFAAFLASREAANLTGGLHYIDGGFNITG encoded by the coding sequence ATGTTTTCATTGAAGGGGCAGAAGGCGCTGGTTGTCGGGGTCGCCAACGAGACCTCGATCGCCTATGGCTGCGCGCAGGCGCTGCGGGCGCAGGGTGCCGATCTGGCGATAACCTATCTCAACGTCAAGGCTGAGCCCTATGTTCGGCCTCTGGCGCAGGCGCTCGGGGCCGAACTGATTGCACCGCTGGATGTCGGGATGCCGGATCAGATCGAGGCGTTGTTTGCGCAGATCACGCAACAATGGGGGCGGCTTGATACGCTTGTGCATTCTATCGCCTTCTGTCCCAAAGAGGATCTGCATGGGCGGGTCACCGACTGTTCCCGCAGCGGATTGGCTCAGGCGATGGATATCTCGGTGGGCAGCTTCATAGAGCTGGTCCGCCGTGCCGAGCCGCTGATGGAAGAGGGCGGCACCTGTATGACCGTCAGCTTTTACGGCGCCGAGAAGGTCGTGCGGGATTACAATATCATGGGGCCGGTCAAGTCGGCGCTGGAATCTGCGACACGCTATATGGCGGCAGAACTGGGGCCGAAGGCCATTCGCGTGCATGCGCTGTCGCCCGGGCCGCTGAAAACCCGCGCAGCCTCCGGCATTGCCCATTTCGACGAGATGATGGAGGCCGCCAGCGCCCGTGCGCCCACCCATCAGCTGGCCACCATCGAGGATTGCGGGGCCTTTGCCGCCTTTCTGGCAAGCCGCGAAGCCGCCAATCTGACGGGCGGGCTGCATTATATTGATGGCGGGTTCAATATTACGGGCTAG
- the ribD gene encoding bifunctional diaminohydroxyphosphoribosylaminopyrimidine deaminase/5-amino-6-(5-phosphoribosylamino)uracil reductase RibD, translated as MQPDERFMRLALSLARRSLGNTWPNPAVGCVLVKGGVIVGRGWTQPGGRPHAERRALAQAGAAARGATAYVTLEPCSHYGKTSPCSLALIEAGVARVVSAQTDPDPRVAGRGHAMLRAAEIAVTEGTLEPEARALQSGFLSRIEHGRPWLALKLATSFDGRIALSNGQSQWITSAQARAHVHALRAEFDAVMVGGETARADDPLLTVRNFTPVQQPVRVVAASRLDLPRARLAGSLDQAPLWLAHGPQAPEQARAYWQGRGANLFQVPLAEGGMDPHALLQALGAAGLTRVFCEGGGRFAAALMRAGLVDELIGFTAGMVLGGDGRAAIGAMGIAQLAGAPRYRLVSQREIGGDVLHRWRRD; from the coding sequence ATGCAGCCTGACGAACGATTCATGCGGTTGGCCCTGTCGCTTGCGCGGCGGAGTCTTGGCAATACATGGCCCAACCCTGCGGTGGGCTGCGTGCTGGTCAAGGGGGGCGTCATTGTCGGTCGGGGCTGGACCCAGCCGGGAGGCCGCCCCCATGCCGAGCGCCGCGCATTGGCGCAGGCAGGCGCGGCGGCCCGAGGGGCTACGGCCTATGTCACGCTGGAACCCTGCTCGCATTATGGCAAGACCTCCCCCTGTTCGCTGGCCCTGATCGAGGCCGGTGTGGCGCGGGTGGTCTCGGCGCAGACAGACCCCGATCCGCGGGTTGCCGGACGCGGCCATGCGATGCTGCGGGCGGCGGAGATTGCTGTCACGGAAGGCACATTGGAGCCCGAAGCGCGGGCGCTACAATCCGGTTTTCTGTCACGGATCGAACATGGGCGGCCTTGGCTGGCCTTGAAGTTGGCCACGTCCTTCGATGGCCGGATCGCCCTGTCCAACGGGCAGAGCCAATGGATCACCTCGGCGCAGGCGCGTGCCCATGTGCACGCGCTGCGCGCCGAGTTCGATGCGGTCATGGTCGGGGGAGAGACGGCCCGCGCCGATGATCCGCTTTTGACCGTGCGCAATTTCACGCCCGTTCAGCAACCCGTGCGGGTGGTTGCGGCCTCGCGGCTGGACCTGCCGCGCGCCCGATTGGCCGGTTCGCTGGATCAGGCGCCCCTGTGGCTGGCACATGGGCCGCAGGCCCCTGAACAGGCGCGCGCCTATTGGCAGGGGCGCGGGGCCAATCTGTTCCAGGTGCCGCTTGCCGAGGGCGGGATGGACCCGCATGCGCTTTTGCAGGCGCTCGGGGCGGCTGGGCTGACGCGGGTCTTCTGCGAGGGGGGCGGGCGCTTTGCCGCCGCGCTGATGCGCGCGGGGCTGGTGGACGAGCTGATCGGCTTTACGGCTGGGATGGTTCTGGGCGGCGATGGCCGTGCCGCGATCGGTGCGATGGGGATCGCGCAGTTGGCTGGGGCACCGCGCTACCGGCTTGTCTCTCAGCGCGAGATCGGCGGCGATGTGCTGCATCGCTGGCGGCGCGATTAA
- a CDS encoding 3-oxoacid CoA-transferase subunit A: protein MKPALTAEKAAALVPDGATVMIGGFMGVGTPRRLIDALVAAGVKDLTVIANDTARPDDGIGRLITARAISKAIVSHIGLNPETQAQMIAGEIEIELVPQGTLVERIRAAGVGLGGVLTPTGVGTKIAEGKEVLTIDGKVFLLEKPLAADFALIAAHEADYVGNLTYSMTAHNFNPVMAMAATTVIAEPGLIVPVGAIPPDGVKTPGVLVDHLLERLH, encoded by the coding sequence ATGAAGCCCGCCCTGACTGCCGAAAAAGCCGCAGCCCTTGTCCCTGACGGGGCCACTGTAATGATCGGGGGGTTCATGGGCGTGGGCACACCGCGCCGCCTGATCGATGCCCTTGTGGCAGCCGGTGTCAAGGACCTCACCGTGATCGCCAATGACACCGCCCGCCCCGATGACGGTATTGGCCGGCTGATCACGGCCCGCGCGATCAGCAAGGCGATTGTCTCGCATATCGGGCTGAACCCCGAGACCCAAGCCCAGATGATCGCGGGCGAGATCGAGATCGAGCTGGTGCCGCAGGGCACTCTGGTCGAACGTATCCGCGCCGCGGGCGTAGGCTTGGGCGGCGTGCTGACGCCTACGGGCGTGGGCACCAAGATCGCCGAGGGCAAAGAGGTCCTGACCATCGACGGCAAGGTGTTCCTGCTGGAAAAGCCGCTGGCGGCGGATTTTGCCCTGATTGCCGCGCATGAGGCCGATTATGTCGGCAATCTCACCTATTCGATGACCGCGCATAACTTCAATCCGGTCATGGCGATGGCCGCCACTACGGTGATCGCCGAGCCGGGGCTGATCGTGCCTGTGGGCGCGATCCCGCCCGATGGGGTCAAGACCCCGGGCGTATTGGTCGACCACCTGCTGGAAAGGCTGCACTGA
- a CDS encoding helix-turn-helix domain-containing protein, with translation MLQERLFDPQGRDLADCPVRHVLDHLAAKWTTLIVLELASGPRRFSQVSKALPDISKRMLTQSLRDLERDGLIRRTVFPTKPPSVEYALTAMGQSLLPPLLGLIEWAQAHEVQIATARRAYTG, from the coding sequence ATGCTGCAAGAACGGCTGTTCGATCCTCAGGGGCGTGATCTGGCCGATTGTCCGGTGCGCCATGTGCTGGACCATCTGGCGGCGAAATGGACCACGCTGATCGTGCTGGAGCTGGCCTCCGGCCCCCGCCGGTTTTCGCAGGTGTCAAAGGCGCTGCCGGATATCTCGAAGCGGATGCTGACCCAGAGCCTGCGGGATCTGGAGCGCGACGGGCTGATCCGGCGCACGGTCTTTCCGACCAAGCCGCCCAGTGTGGAATACGCGCTGACCGCGATGGGCCAGTCATTGCTGCCGCCGCTTCTGGGGCTGATCGAATGGGCGCAGGCGCATGAGGTGCAGATTGCAACGGCGCGGCGGGCCTATACGGGCTGA
- the nrdR gene encoding transcriptional regulator NrdR → MRCPFCGNVDTQVKDSRPAEDHVAIRRRRFCPACGGRFTTYERVQLRDLVVVKTSGKREDFDRDKLERSIRIAMQKRPVEPERLDQMISGIVRRLESMGETDIPSKTIGEIVMEALARIDTVGYVRFASVYKNFQEADDFDKFVSELRPGAPD, encoded by the coding sequence ATGCGCTGCCCGTTTTGCGGAAATGTTGATACCCAGGTGAAGGACTCGCGTCCGGCCGAAGATCATGTCGCGATCCGGCGCAGGCGTTTTTGTCCCGCATGTGGCGGACGATTTACGACCTATGAGCGGGTCCAGTTGCGCGATTTGGTGGTGGTGAAGACCTCCGGCAAGCGTGAGGATTTCGACCGTGACAAGCTGGAGCGTTCCATCCGGATCGCCATGCAGAAACGTCCGGTCGAGCCGGAACGCCTTGACCAGATGATCTCGGGTATTGTGCGGCGGCTGGAAAGCATGGGCGAGACGGATATCCCCTCCAAGACAATCGGCGAGATTGTCATGGAAGCGCTCGCCCGTATCGACACGGTGGGCTATGTCCGCTTTGCCAGTGTATATAAGAATTTTCAGGAAGCGGATGATTTCGACAAGTTCGTATCGGAACTGCGCCCGGGCGCGCCGGACTGA
- a CDS encoding 3-oxoacid CoA-transferase subunit B, translating to MDAKELIARRVAQEIQPGSLVNLGIGLPSLVASYVPQEMNVFFQAENGVIGLGSRPPDGMEDPDLTDAGGGFVTAVPGAASIDSAMSFGLIRGGHLDVTVLGGLQVDARGYLANWMVPGKRIPGMGGAMDLVAGAKRVIVAMQHSAKGEAKIVTECTLPLTAERRVSLIVTELAVIAPQEDGLHLLERAPGVSVAEIEAQTEAPLIHAGEVPEMHLRP from the coding sequence ATGGATGCCAAGGAACTGATCGCCCGCCGTGTCGCACAGGAAATCCAGCCCGGATCGCTGGTCAATCTGGGCATCGGGCTGCCGTCGCTGGTGGCAAGCTATGTGCCGCAGGAAATGAATGTGTTCTTTCAGGCCGAAAACGGCGTGATCGGCCTTGGCTCGCGTCCGCCAGACGGGATGGAAGACCCCGATCTGACCGATGCGGGGGGCGGCTTTGTGACCGCCGTGCCGGGGGCGGCCTCGATTGACAGCGCAATGAGCTTCGGGCTGATCCGTGGCGGCCATCTGGATGTGACCGTGCTGGGCGGGCTACAGGTGGATGCGCGCGGCTATCTGGCCAACTGGATGGTGCCCGGCAAGCGCATCCCCGGCATGGGCGGGGCGATGGATCTGGTGGCGGGGGCCAAACGGGTCATCGTCGCCATGCAGCATTCTGCCAAGGGCGAGGCCAAGATCGTGACCGAATGCACCCTGCCCCTGACGGCGGAACGTCGTGTCAGCCTGATTGTCACCGAACTCGCGGTGATTGCGCCACAGGAAGACGGCCTGCATCTGCTGGAACGCGCCCCCGGCGTCAGTGTGGCCGAGATCGAAGCCCAGACCGAGGCCCCGCTGATCCATGCAGGCGAAGTGCCGGAGATGCACCTCCGGCCATAG
- a CDS encoding capsular polysaccharide biosynthesis protein, with protein sequence MPLSDAEDMAAGVPRRLFFYNGGFLRQPRLRHILKAADHSLHLGLPRAEDGVVVWGRSPYANRGEAIAARTGATLIRLEDAFLRSVRTGRAGEPPLGLIIDPVGVHFDGARPSRIERLLQKAALDDGALLARARQGIARLKALDLSKYNDFDIALPPPAPGYVLVIDQTRGDASITHGAASARTFREMLAVARIENPKARILIKTHPETRAGFRAGHYSAADGDALTEIVTAPHSPWALLEGAIAVYTVSSLMGYEAILAGHRPRVFGQPFYAGWGLSQDEAPPPRRERRLTRAQIFAVSHLLAPTWFDPCRARLCSFEEAVDQLAAQTRAYREDGHGYAMTGMSRWKHKHLRRFYGGYGPVRFGSGSGAGSGSGAGQPVHWASKPDRPTGAWRMEDGFLRSRGLGAKLTPPLSLVTDRQGIYYDPTTPSDLEALIAQPLPDHDRLRIERLLRDIRKARLSKYNLAGTAPALPRGHRILVPGQVEDDASIRMGSPETGSNLALLTRARAENPDAVIIYKPHPDVEAGLRKGSVPADDLARLADLVCQKTDGIALIEACDEVWTMTSLMGFEALLRGKPVTCLGMPFYAGWGLTRDLMPQPPRRQARPDLWQLAHAALIAYPRYMDPLTGLPCPPEIAVERLAQPLRTGLSLRLLSRLQDLAKPVRR encoded by the coding sequence ATGCCGCTGTCTGATGCAGAGGATATGGCCGCCGGGGTGCCCCGGCGGCTTTTCTTTTATAACGGCGGCTTTCTGCGTCAGCCGCGTCTGCGCCACATTCTGAAGGCGGCAGACCATAGCCTGCATCTGGGCCTGCCCCGCGCCGAAGACGGGGTCGTGGTCTGGGGGCGCTCGCCCTATGCAAATCGCGGCGAGGCTATCGCCGCGCGAACCGGCGCAACGCTGATCCGGCTGGAAGATGCGTTTTTGCGTTCGGTCCGCACGGGGCGCGCAGGAGAGCCCCCCTTGGGGCTGATCATCGACCCTGTCGGGGTGCATTTCGATGGCGCGCGCCCCTCGCGGATCGAAAGACTGCTGCAGAAAGCCGCTCTGGATGACGGGGCGCTTCTGGCACGGGCACGGCAGGGGATTGCCCGCCTCAAGGCGCTCGACCTCTCGAAATACAACGATTTCGACATCGCATTGCCGCCCCCCGCTCCGGGCTATGTGCTGGTCATCGACCAGACGCGGGGCGATGCCTCGATCACGCATGGCGCGGCCTCCGCCCGCACCTTCCGCGAAATGCTGGCCGTGGCGCGGATCGAAAACCCCAAGGCCCGCATCCTGATCAAGACCCATCCCGAAACCCGCGCAGGCTTCAGGGCGGGGCATTACAGCGCCGCAGATGGCGATGCCCTGACCGAGATTGTCACCGCCCCCCATTCCCCTTGGGCGCTGCTGGAGGGGGCGATCGCGGTCTATACCGTGTCGTCCCTGATGGGCTACGAGGCCATTCTTGCAGGGCACCGCCCCCGCGTTTTCGGCCAGCCTTTCTATGCCGGATGGGGACTGAGCCAAGACGAAGCCCCGCCTCCAAGGCGCGAGCGCCGCCTGACACGCGCCCAGATCTTTGCCGTCTCGCATCTGCTTGCGCCCACATGGTTCGACCCCTGCCGTGCGCGCCTGTGCAGCTTCGAAGAGGCGGTGGACCAGCTTGCCGCCCAGACCCGCGCCTATCGCGAGGACGGCCACGGCTATGCGATGACCGGCATGAGCCGCTGGAAACACAAACACCTGCGCCGCTTCTATGGCGGATACGGGCCGGTGCGCTTTGGCTCAGGCTCAGGCGCGGGCTCAGGCTCAGGCGCGGGCCAGCCTGTCCATTGGGCCAGCAAGCCCGACCGCCCGACCGGCGCGTGGCGGATGGAGGACGGCTTTTTACGCTCGCGCGGTTTGGGGGCCAAGCTGACGCCCCCCCTGTCTCTGGTGACGGATCGGCAGGGGATCTATTATGACCCGACCACCCCTTCCGATCTGGAAGCACTGATCGCGCAACCGCTGCCGGATCACGACCGGCTGCGCATCGAGCGGCTGCTGCGCGACATCCGCAAGGCGCGGCTGTCGAAATACAATCTTGCAGGCACCGCCCCCGCCCTGCCGCGCGGCCATCGCATCCTTGTGCCCGGTCAGGTCGAGGATGATGCCTCGATCCGCATGGGCAGCCCCGAAACCGGCAGCAATCTGGCCCTGCTCACCCGCGCCCGTGCCGAAAATCCGGATGCCGTGATCATCTATAAGCCACATCCCGATGTCGAGGCGGGATTGCGCAAAGGCAGCGTGCCCGCCGATGATCTGGCGCGGCTGGCCGATCTGGTGTGCCAAAAGACCGACGGGATTGCGCTGATCGAGGCCTGTGACGAAGTCTGGACCATGACTTCGCTGATGGGGTTCGAGGCCCTTCTGCGCGGCAAGCCTGTGACCTGTCTGGGGATGCCCTTCTATGCGGGCTGGGGCCTGACCCGCGATCTGATGCCACAGCCCCCACGCCGTCAGGCACGGCCCGACCTGTGGCAACTGGCCCATGCGGCGCTGATTGCCTATCCGCGTTATATGGACCCGCTGACCGGCCTGCCCTGTCCGCCCGAAATCGCGGTAGAGCGGCTGGCCCAGCCTCTGCGCACAGGGCTTTCCCTTCGCCTCCTGTCGAGGCTGCAGGATCTTGCGAAACCGGTCCGCCGTTAA